One region of Pyramidobacter sp. YE332 genomic DNA includes:
- the purE gene encoding 5-(carboxyamino)imidazole ribonucleotide mutase: MNHPRIGIILGSASDAPHARKIGATLRELGIPFEVTVASAHRTPEDAAHYAQSARSRGLEAIIAVAGLSAALPGAVAAQTTLPVIGIPVESGTLLGMDALLSTAMMPPGVPVASVGINGAANAALLAARIVAAHDGAVAEKLQSYADEKAAKVRSSRRDAQVFADLPMAPEEALR, encoded by the coding sequence ATGAACCATCCCAGAATCGGCATCATCCTCGGCTCCGCCAGCGACGCCCCGCACGCCCGGAAAATCGGCGCCACGCTGCGCGAGCTCGGCATCCCCTTCGAGGTTACGGTCGCTTCGGCTCACCGCACGCCCGAAGACGCGGCGCATTACGCTCAAAGCGCGCGCTCTCGCGGCTTGGAAGCGATCATCGCCGTAGCCGGCCTTTCCGCAGCTCTTCCCGGCGCCGTCGCCGCCCAGACGACGCTGCCAGTGATCGGCATCCCCGTCGAGTCGGGCACGCTGCTCGGCATGGACGCGCTGCTCTCCACGGCGATGATGCCGCCCGGAGTGCCCGTGGCCTCCGTCGGCATCAACGGCGCTGCCAACGCCGCGCTGCTGGCGGCGCGCATCGTCGCCGCCCATGACGGCGCCGTCGCTGAGAAGCTGCAGTCCTACGCCGACGAGAAAGCGGCCAAGGTGCGCTCGTCGCGCCGCGACGCCCAGGTCTTCGCCGACTTGCCCATGGCCCCCGAAGAAGCGTTGCGCTGA
- a CDS encoding adenylosuccinate synthase: protein MKGKIEALIGAQWGDEGKGRVVDSIGSRVDVFARYQGGANAGHTVYVDGEKYVFRLLPSGMLYPGKTCVIGNGVVIDPEQLLKELGELRARGKDRACLRVSGAAHVVMPYHKLFDQLQEESRDSEHKIGTTGRGIGPCYADKYTRIGIRVEDLLDEHVLREKLGVALAEKNRILTGVYGKEPLALGPIYEQAFQWGKELSPYVADVSLEVYNALENGQTVLCEGAQGTLLDVDHGTYPMVTSSNPVSSGGCVGLGIGMKYVDRVIGVAKAYLTRVGSGPFPTEDCGPDGEEIRRKGGEFGAVTGRPRRCGWLDLVALRYAVRVNGFTCLALTKLDILTGFKELKVCNSYKVGDKIVADFPSAIAKLAQVDPVYYSLPGWSEDISAARAFEDLPENAREYVRHIEQVIGIPVVLIGVGPDREQLVLRGL from the coding sequence ATGAAGGGCAAGATCGAGGCGCTTATCGGCGCTCAATGGGGAGACGAGGGAAAGGGCCGCGTTGTCGATTCCATCGGCTCGAGAGTGGATGTTTTCGCCCGTTATCAGGGCGGAGCGAACGCCGGCCATACCGTGTACGTCGACGGGGAGAAATACGTGTTTCGCCTTTTGCCTTCGGGAATGCTTTATCCCGGCAAAACCTGCGTGATCGGCAACGGCGTCGTCATCGACCCCGAGCAGCTGCTGAAAGAGTTGGGCGAACTGCGCGCCCGGGGGAAAGACCGCGCGTGCCTTCGCGTCAGCGGAGCGGCTCACGTGGTGATGCCGTACCATAAGCTTTTCGACCAGCTCCAGGAGGAATCCCGCGACAGCGAGCATAAGATCGGCACGACCGGGCGCGGCATCGGTCCTTGCTATGCCGATAAATACACGCGCATTGGCATCCGCGTGGAAGACCTCCTGGACGAACATGTGCTGCGCGAAAAACTCGGCGTCGCTTTGGCCGAGAAGAACCGGATCCTTACCGGCGTGTACGGCAAAGAACCGTTGGCTCTCGGCCCCATTTATGAGCAGGCGTTCCAATGGGGCAAGGAGCTCTCGCCTTATGTGGCGGACGTTTCGCTTGAGGTATACAACGCGCTCGAGAACGGACAGACGGTGTTGTGCGAAGGCGCGCAGGGCACGTTGCTCGACGTCGACCACGGCACCTATCCCATGGTGACGAGTTCCAATCCCGTTTCTTCGGGCGGCTGCGTCGGTCTGGGGATCGGCATGAAGTACGTGGACCGCGTCATCGGCGTGGCCAAAGCCTATCTGACCCGCGTCGGTTCGGGCCCGTTCCCGACGGAGGATTGCGGCCCCGACGGCGAAGAGATCCGCCGCAAGGGCGGCGAATTCGGCGCCGTGACCGGACGTCCGCGCCGCTGCGGCTGGCTCGATCTCGTCGCGCTCCGTTACGCCGTGCGGGTGAACGGCTTCACCTGTCTGGCTCTGACCAAGCTCGATATCCTGACCGGCTTCAAAGAGCTGAAAGTTTGCAATTCTTATAAAGTGGGCGACAAGATCGTCGCGGATTTTCCCTCCGCCATCGCCAAGCTGGCTCAAGTCGACCCCGTGTATTACTCGCTGCCCGGCTGGAGCGAAGACATTTCGGCGGCGCGTGCTTTCGAAGATCTGCCGGAAAACGCCCGCGAATATGTGCGGCACATCGAACAGGTCATCGGCATCCCCGTCGTTCTGATCGGCGTCGGCCCGGATCGCGAGCAGCTTGTGCTGCGCGGATTGTAA
- a CDS encoding divergent polysaccharide deacetylase family protein, with translation MKNPFWVLAAVISFAVVCVFTNMMHNGESVRRREARKAENAVVLSAEERLWRPGAFLSLEKTLSSTKKTILVAASWVARLQSAALPKKGKPAAASRPRLALVIDDFGYNYGMAERIAQLRLRATWAIIPGTPHGHKIAEYAVRQGQPFLLHVPMQAIGDPDGGRSYVVGVDVPEEKMTVYLASLQKDFPHAIGINNHRGSKATSDAPTMRRFMKALSATRWGFLDSRTSGRTVAEKTARNYHIPTAQNKVFIDGTTDLPTMKARFNAALHLARKYGNAVAICHAREKTLPFLAYLSTLDPNPVELVTVDEIWNSQQPVKEEKQ, from the coding sequence ATGAAGAATCCCTTCTGGGTTCTGGCGGCGGTGATCTCCTTTGCCGTCGTTTGCGTTTTTACGAACATGATGCACAATGGAGAGAGCGTACGGCGTCGAGAGGCAAGAAAAGCGGAGAACGCGGTCGTCTTGTCGGCGGAGGAGCGGCTGTGGCGTCCAGGGGCGTTTCTTTCTCTGGAAAAAACGCTGTCCTCGACGAAGAAAACGATTCTCGTGGCGGCCTCTTGGGTGGCGAGGCTCCAGTCGGCGGCGCTGCCAAAGAAAGGGAAGCCCGCCGCGGCGTCCCGCCCTCGTCTGGCCCTTGTTATTGATGATTTCGGCTATAATTACGGCATGGCCGAGCGCATCGCCCAGTTGAGACTGCGCGCGACGTGGGCGATTATTCCCGGTACGCCGCACGGTCACAAGATCGCCGAATATGCAGTCAGACAGGGGCAGCCCTTTCTGCTGCACGTGCCGATGCAGGCGATAGGAGATCCGGACGGCGGGCGTAGTTACGTTGTCGGAGTCGATGTGCCGGAAGAGAAAATGACCGTGTACCTTGCGTCGCTGCAGAAAGATTTTCCGCATGCGATCGGCATCAACAATCACAGAGGTTCAAAAGCGACTTCCGACGCGCCGACAATGCGCCGCTTTATGAAAGCGCTGTCGGCGACCCGGTGGGGCTTTCTGGACAGCCGCACCAGCGGCAGGACAGTCGCCGAAAAAACGGCTCGGAACTATCATATCCCGACCGCTCAGAACAAAGTGTTTATCGATGGGACAACGGATTTGCCCACGATGAAGGCGCGCTTCAACGCGGCGCTTCATCTGGCGAGAAAATATGGCAACGCTGTCGCGATTTGCCATGCGCGCGAGAAAACGTTGCCTTTTCTGGCCTACCTGAGCACACTTGACCCGAATCCGGTGGAGCTGGTGACGGTAGACGAGATCTGGAATTCGCAGCAGCCTGTTAAGGAGGAAAAACAATGA
- a CDS encoding S41 family peptidase, producing the protein MKILKKYRDVALGILIGAVLMTLIPVVYASKGELSQVAPFSTDSLWLLKQARVIVEAYQVDAASNDIDESEMVHGAMRGMLGAWKDPYTRFLDPQQLEDEKTSLEGSFGGLGINIASRDGKILVINPIEGTPADKAGLRPMDEIVRVNDDIVIGWDLDKVVKLLRGDPGTEVSVGIRRADTARLIDFKIVRDTIKIETVHAEILSDDIGYIRLRQFIKTSAPDVGKAVIDLKNKKAKGLILDLRNNGGGLLDSARDICDLFIDGGLVVSTKGRVDSANEEFYAHEGVLTQLPLVVLINEGSASASEIVSGALRDRNGTLLIGAKSFGKGSVQVLFNLSDGSGMFVTTARYFTPKGVRIDHVGLSPDIYVKSLWSDEDRDKADSSQGDKGEAEGTGTPNGKAKNGPSEEKSTKDASPRDPQLDKAKETLLKLIAGEKPETLRDPIPEPVSSDVSVISADQGSDDAAVKSERDDKSSNPDKKPVLGK; encoded by the coding sequence ATGAAAATACTGAAAAAATATCGCGATGTGGCGCTGGGGATTCTGATCGGCGCGGTCCTCATGACTCTTATCCCCGTGGTGTACGCCAGCAAGGGGGAATTGTCGCAGGTCGCTCCTTTCTCGACTGATTCGCTGTGGCTCCTGAAACAGGCGCGCGTTATTGTCGAGGCGTATCAGGTCGATGCGGCAAGCAACGACATCGATGAGAGTGAAATGGTCCATGGGGCCATGCGCGGAATGCTGGGCGCGTGGAAAGACCCATATACGCGTTTTCTCGATCCTCAGCAGTTGGAAGACGAGAAAACTTCCTTGGAGGGATCCTTTGGCGGTTTGGGAATCAATATCGCCAGCCGCGACGGGAAAATCCTCGTCATAAATCCCATTGAAGGAACGCCCGCCGATAAGGCCGGGCTGCGTCCCATGGACGAAATTGTCAGAGTGAACGATGATATCGTCATCGGCTGGGACCTCGACAAGGTTGTGAAACTGCTTCGCGGCGATCCCGGCACGGAAGTCTCCGTGGGGATCCGTCGCGCCGATACGGCCAGGCTGATCGATTTCAAGATCGTGCGGGACACGATCAAGATCGAGACCGTGCACGCGGAGATCCTCAGCGACGATATCGGTTACATTCGCCTGCGCCAGTTCATCAAGACCAGCGCGCCGGATGTGGGCAAGGCCGTCATCGATCTCAAAAACAAAAAAGCGAAGGGATTGATTCTCGATCTCAGGAATAATGGCGGCGGTCTGCTCGACTCAGCGCGCGATATCTGCGACCTGTTTATCGACGGAGGACTTGTCGTTTCGACGAAGGGGCGCGTTGATTCGGCGAACGAAGAGTTCTATGCGCATGAAGGCGTCCTGACTCAATTGCCCCTGGTCGTGCTGATCAACGAGGGCAGCGCCAGCGCTTCCGAGATCGTCTCCGGCGCTCTGCGCGACCGCAACGGTACGCTTCTGATCGGCGCCAAGAGTTTTGGCAAGGGATCGGTTCAGGTCCTCTTCAATCTTTCCGATGGCTCGGGGATGTTCGTGACGACGGCTCGCTATTTCACTCCGAAAGGAGTCCGCATTGACCACGTCGGCCTTTCTCCCGATATTTACGTGAAATCCCTGTGGAGCGACGAAGATCGCGACAAGGCGGATTCAAGCCAGGGAGACAAAGGCGAGGCGGAAGGAACTGGAACGCCGAATGGGAAAGCGAAAAACGGGCCGTCAGAAGAAAAATCCACAAAAGACGCCAGCCCCCGCGATCCCCAGCTGGACAAAGCGAAAGAGACGCTCTTGAAACTGATTGCGGGAGAAAAACCGGAAACGCTGAGGGATCCCATCCCTGAGCCCGTGTCTTCCGACGTTTCCGTCATTTCCGCAGATCAGGGCAGCGATGACGCTGCAGTGAAGAGCGAACGCGACGATAAGAGTTCGAATCCCGACAAGAAACCCGTTCTTGGCAAATGA
- a CDS encoding peptidoglycan DD-metalloendopeptidase family protein produces MRLPRFRTCVLPVLKRRLRSGKAVWLSLCAALVLGSPALSASSLDDKIAQQKKQLDLLNKRIQYHTRELAEAKAKEKGYLRELSVFDHRVQQSEEQIALLDLQIEKNERELKEVGESIEEHNKRIGALQDILSRRCVAIYKYGGAADLNAMLSAADLAELNNLTYLMNRLSRQDEKDIEALEAEKLALKSDELKLQQTRGQLAQRHKQRTREQQANKQAGAHRRELLARVEKDKKAHEAAMRESEEAEKALQKKIAEYLKKKALAARPGKNKGGRIPAYEGNGKFDWPVPDRKVTSRFGMRVHPRFKTKRQHTGIDIASPLGTPIKTAGPGEVIFAGWMRGYGQVVIIDHGGGYATVYAHMSRIQVDEGDTVKRGATIGRVGMTGVATGAHLHFEVRVNGEARNPLKYL; encoded by the coding sequence ATGCGGCTGCCCCGCTTTAGAACCTGCGTCCTGCCGGTCTTGAAACGCCGCTTGCGCTCAGGAAAAGCCGTCTGGCTTTCCCTTTGTGCGGCGCTCGTTCTCGGCTCTCCGGCCTTGAGCGCGTCAAGCCTCGACGACAAGATCGCTCAGCAGAAAAAGCAGCTGGATCTGCTGAACAAACGCATTCAATATCATACTCGCGAACTTGCCGAAGCGAAGGCAAAGGAAAAGGGGTATCTGCGCGAACTGTCTGTGTTCGATCACCGCGTTCAGCAGTCCGAGGAGCAGATTGCCCTGCTTGATCTGCAGATCGAAAAGAACGAGCGGGAACTCAAAGAGGTCGGCGAAAGCATTGAGGAGCATAATAAGCGCATCGGAGCTTTGCAGGATATCCTCTCAAGACGGTGCGTCGCTATTTACAAATACGGCGGCGCGGCTGATTTGAACGCGATGCTCTCGGCGGCGGACCTGGCGGAGCTCAACAACCTGACGTATCTCATGAATCGTTTGAGTCGCCAGGACGAGAAAGACATCGAAGCTCTTGAAGCGGAAAAGTTAGCTCTGAAAAGCGACGAATTGAAACTTCAACAGACGCGCGGGCAATTGGCTCAGCGCCATAAACAGCGCACGCGGGAACAACAGGCCAATAAGCAGGCTGGAGCTCACCGCAGGGAACTTTTAGCTCGCGTGGAGAAGGATAAAAAAGCCCACGAAGCGGCGATGCGGGAGAGCGAAGAAGCCGAAAAAGCCCTGCAGAAAAAGATTGCCGAATACCTTAAGAAGAAGGCCCTTGCCGCTCGACCGGGGAAAAATAAAGGCGGCCGTATTCCCGCTTACGAAGGCAACGGCAAGTTCGACTGGCCGGTTCCAGACCGAAAGGTGACAAGCCGCTTCGGGATGCGGGTTCATCCTCGGTTCAAAACGAAACGTCAGCATACGGGCATCGATATCGCCTCTCCTCTGGGGACGCCGATCAAGACTGCCGGCCCTGGGGAGGTCATCTTTGCGGGGTGGATGAGAGGATACGGCCAAGTGGTCATCATCGATCACGGCGGCGGTTACGCCACTGTTTACGCTCATATGAGCAGGATTCAGGTCGATGAAGGGGACACCGTGAAGAGAGGGGCCACGATCGGCAGGGTCGGCATGACCGGCGTGGCGACCGGGGCGCATCTCCATTTCGAAGTGCGTGTGAATGGAGAGGCTCGCAATCCGTTGAAATATTTGTAG
- a CDS encoding permease-like cell division protein FtsX, which yields MGTYRYVVRDTLRLFFRHWGLSLLTLVTAASVFFLVGASSLLALNIRKIAVNIQSDLVIQAYASSEEAVHHIIDALKDNRDIAELKYISPQEGLDRLRAKMGAQSKAVTLLGDNPLPWTIEIKVRQAPLVTSIVKQLSGMSEIDDLMYSGALAERLVKLSSLISKIALTVLVIAMLVSGLVFYNTIRIGIYSRRQEISVMLLVGSTRSYVASPFVLNGMLLGLLGAVAAVILLHYGQLHVMGTIDAVLPFLRQQLQWREIVLLDQVLLCAGVTMGWLCSFIAVRHYIKNAAAPL from the coding sequence GTGGGGACTTATAGGTATGTTGTGCGCGACACGCTGCGGCTGTTTTTTCGTCACTGGGGTTTGAGCCTTCTGACGCTGGTCACCGCCGCCTCGGTCTTTTTTCTTGTCGGGGCAAGCTCTCTTCTGGCGCTGAATATCCGCAAAATTGCCGTGAACATCCAGAGCGACTTGGTAATACAGGCTTATGCTTCCTCGGAGGAAGCGGTGCATCACATTATCGACGCTTTGAAGGATAACCGTGACATTGCGGAGCTGAAGTACATCTCCCCTCAGGAGGGGCTGGATCGTCTGCGCGCGAAAATGGGCGCCCAGTCGAAAGCGGTGACGCTGTTGGGAGACAATCCTTTGCCCTGGACGATCGAGATCAAGGTGAGACAAGCTCCGCTGGTGACTTCGATCGTCAAGCAGCTTTCGGGGATGAGCGAGATCGACGACTTGATGTACTCCGGAGCGCTGGCCGAACGTCTGGTGAAGCTGTCCTCGCTGATTTCCAAAATCGCTCTGACGGTTCTCGTGATCGCGATGCTTGTGAGCGGCCTGGTCTTCTATAACACGATTCGCATCGGCATTTATTCAAGGCGTCAGGAGATATCGGTGATGCTTCTTGTCGGCTCGACCCGCTCATACGTGGCGTCTCCCTTCGTCCTCAACGGGATGCTGCTGGGGCTGTTAGGCGCTGTGGCCGCTGTGATCCTGCTGCATTATGGACAGTTGCATGTCATGGGGACGATCGATGCGGTCCTGCCGTTTCTGCGTCAGCAGTTGCAGTGGAGAGAGATCGTTTTGCTCGATCAGGTCCTGCTTTGCGCAGGTGTGACGATGGGGTGGCTGTGCAGCTTTATCGCTGTGCGCCATTACATAAAAAATGCGGCTGCCCCGCTTTAG
- a CDS encoding ATP-binding cassette domain-containing protein produces the protein MEIHINGLTKIFPPNILALSDIYLDISEGEFVYLIGTTGSGKTTLMRMLTREVLPTRGQVSLDGIDLRRLSSSSLPYFRRDIGVVFQDYKLLPNLTAWENVAFVLEVCGVPRAEARERTDDVIDKVGLWNRRGLMPDQLSGGEQQRVAIARAIVNAPRLFLADEPTGNLDVHTAEYVMKLLLSIHAAGTTVIVATHDQHLVDTYRQRVVELHMGRLVRDEREGRYSISGDL, from the coding sequence ATGGAGATCCACATAAACGGACTGACGAAAATCTTTCCGCCGAACATCCTGGCCCTCAGCGATATCTATCTGGACATTTCGGAAGGAGAGTTCGTATACCTGATCGGCACTACCGGTTCCGGAAAAACGACGCTGATGCGGATGCTGACCCGGGAAGTGCTGCCGACACGAGGACAGGTCAGCCTCGACGGAATCGACCTGCGCCGGCTCTCGTCTTCCAGTCTGCCATACTTTCGACGCGACATCGGCGTGGTGTTTCAGGATTACAAATTGTTGCCGAATCTGACGGCATGGGAGAACGTGGCCTTTGTTCTCGAAGTGTGCGGGGTGCCGCGCGCGGAGGCACGCGAAAGAACCGACGACGTCATCGATAAGGTCGGCCTTTGGAACCGCAGGGGGCTTATGCCCGATCAGCTTTCCGGCGGAGAACAACAGAGAGTCGCCATCGCGCGGGCGATCGTGAATGCGCCGCGCCTCTTTTTGGCGGACGAACCGACCGGCAACCTGGACGTGCATACGGCGGAGTACGTGATGAAACTGCTGCTGTCCATCCATGCCGCGGGAACCACCGTGATCGTGGCGACGCACGATCAGCACTTGGTCGATACGTATCGTCAGCGCGTGGTGGAACTGCACATGGGACGCCTGGTCCGCGACGAGCGGGAAGGGAGGTACAGCATCAGTGGGGACTTATAG
- a CDS encoding polysaccharide pyruvyl transferase family protein, with amino-acid sequence MTRRWKVLLCGYYGMGNLGDELLAAATIRLLKNCGLKEREIAMLSGEPKKSVEQHRVYPIDRWSRRDVVRALRLSETLLLGGGGIFQDSSSFRSPWYYWTVVRLAKLCGCKTWAVGQSIGPLSRRINRLLAQDAFRSCEIVSVRDLHSQTFLNGQCLLSDDLALALPFGRESRRPEYFLVNFRRHDGELEYEAARAYARSSPAGKLKTVGVAMDKNDLQLMREIRERGVCGVDELIYPDAEQLSKLFSGAAGAFGMRLHFGVLSLKAGVPCTLIPYDSKVSDFAGRWGGTLWNGGGVLFPRPWQKRADLEAACAAIQSDFVLCFERAMRS; translated from the coding sequence ATGACGCGCCGCTGGAAAGTTCTGCTCTGCGGCTATTACGGCATGGGAAATCTCGGCGACGAGCTGCTGGCGGCCGCGACCATTCGGCTTCTGAAAAACTGCGGCCTGAAGGAACGCGAGATCGCCATGCTGTCGGGAGAACCGAAAAAAAGCGTGGAACAGCATCGCGTTTATCCAATCGACCGCTGGTCCCGCCGGGATGTTGTCCGGGCTTTGAGGCTCAGCGAGACTTTGCTGCTCGGCGGCGGCGGGATTTTTCAGGACAGTTCCAGTTTTCGCAGTCCGTGGTATTATTGGACGGTAGTTAGATTGGCTAAACTCTGCGGCTGCAAAACATGGGCGGTCGGCCAGTCCATCGGCCCGCTGTCGCGCCGGATCAATCGCCTTTTGGCCCAAGACGCCTTCCGAAGCTGCGAGATCGTTTCGGTCCGGGATCTTCACTCGCAGACTTTTCTCAATGGACAGTGCCTTCTTTCGGACGATCTGGCCCTGGCGCTTCCTTTCGGGAGAGAGAGCCGGCGCCCCGAATATTTCCTCGTAAATTTCCGCCGTCATGACGGGGAACTGGAGTACGAAGCCGCGAGGGCTTACGCCCGTTCGTCTCCTGCCGGGAAACTGAAAACCGTCGGAGTCGCGATGGACAAGAACGATCTCCAGCTGATGCGGGAGATCCGGGAACGCGGCGTGTGCGGAGTCGACGAGCTTATATATCCCGACGCTGAACAGCTGTCGAAACTTTTCAGCGGCGCCGCGGGAGCGTTTGGCATGCGCCTTCACTTTGGCGTGCTCTCGCTGAAGGCGGGCGTCCCATGCACGCTGATCCCGTACGATTCGAAAGTGTCCGATTTCGCCGGGCGTTGGGGAGGAACTCTATGGAACGGCGGCGGGGTCCTCTTTCCCCGCCCATGGCAAAAGCGGGCCGATCTGGAAGCGGCGTGCGCGGCGATCCAGTCCGACTTTGTCCTCTGCTTCGAAAGGGCAATGCGCTCGTGA